The following are encoded in a window of Chionomys nivalis chromosome X, mChiNiv1.1, whole genome shotgun sequence genomic DNA:
- the Tlr8 gene encoding toll-like receptor 8 has protein sequence MALQSWILTYLCLLSSGTGEFFFRANYSRSYPCDEKRKNALVIAECNDRRLQEVPQTIGQYVTEINLSDNSIMHVTNESFRELRNLTKINLNHNANQAHPNENKNGMNITDGAFLNLKNLKVLLLEDNQLCAMPTGLPESLRELSLIQNNIITITKNNTLGLRNMERLYLGWNCYFYCNQNFSVEDGAFQNLMNLKVLSLSFNRLFHVPPKLPSSLTKLFLSNAKIMTITQEDFKGLEHLTLLDLSGNCPRCYNAPFQCTPCEKNLSLTIHRLAFQGLTKLQYLNLSSTSLQSITSTWFDNLTNLKELHLEFNYLLQEIASGEFLTKLPNLQILDLSFNFQQSKYLPSINISSNFSKLHSLKKLHLKGYVFYKLEQKNFAPLQSLRNLTTIDLGINFITKIDFKIFQDFPNLKVISLSENRITPIVDHTNNSSLPYHLLKSGSTITKFDPHANFYHSTKPLIKPQCAAYGKALDLSLNNIFLIEKNQFEPFQDIACLNLSFNANNQVLSGTEFSAMPQLKYLDLSHNRLDFDDNNAFSELRYLEVLDLSHNEHYFSIAGVTHRLGFIQNLMNLSVLNLSYNGIYTLTEDKELKSMSLKELVFSGNRLDLLWNTDDVSYWTIFRSLWSLTHLDLSYNNLQQIPNEAFLSLPQSLEELRFNGNRLRFFNWTSLQYFPRLHLLDLRRNKLYFLTNCLSKFTYSLKTLLLGHNEFSHLPPGFLSEASSLFHLDLSFNMIKMINKSSLQTKTKTNLSVLELSGNHFDCTCDSSDFRSWLDENTHITVPRLVDVICTSPGDQKGKSIMSLELMTCLSDTTAVILFSLTFLITATVMLATLGHHLFYWDIWFIYHMCSAKLRGYRSLATTRTFYDAYISYDTKDVSVTDWVINELRYHLEESEGKNVLLCLEERDWDPGLAIIDNLVQSINQSKKTIFVLTKKYAKSWNFKTAFYLALQRLMDENMDVIIFILLEPVLQYSQYLRLRRRICKSSILQWPDNPKAENLFWQSLKNVVLTENDSRYDNFYTESIKQY, from the coding sequence ATGGCCCTTCAGTCATGGATTCTGACTTACTTGTGCCTGCTCTCCTCCGGAActggtgagttcttcttcagagcAAATTATTCCAGAAGCTATCCCTgtgatgagaaaaggaaaaatgcccTTGTGATTGCAGAATGCAATGATCGCCGACTACAAGAAGTTCCCCAAACTATAGGCCAGTATGTGACAGAAATAAACTTGTCTGACAATTCCATCATGCATGTAACAAACGAGTCCTTTCGAGAGCTGCGAAACCTCACTAAAATAAATCTGAACCACAATGCCAATCAAGCACacccaaatgaaaataaaaatggtatGAATATTACAGATGGAGCATTCCTCAACCTAAAAAATCTGAAGGTGTTACTGCTTGAAGACAACCAATTGTGTGCTATGCCTACTGGCTTGCCTGAGTCTTTGCGAGAACTTAGCCTAATTCAAAACAATATAATTACGATAACTAAAAACAACACTCTGGGGCTTCGGAACATGGAGAGACTCTATTTGGGCTGGAACTGCTATTTTTATTGTAATCAAAACTTTAGCGTGGAAGATGGGGCATTTCAAAACCTTATGAACTTGAAGGTGCTCTCCTTATCTTTCAACAGGCTTTTCCACGTGCCTCCCAAACTACCAAGCTCCCTAACAAAACTTTTTCTGAGCAATGCCAAGATTATGACTATCACGCAGGAAGACTTCAAGGGACTGGAACACTTAACATTACTAGATCTGAGTGGCAACTGTCCGAGGTGTTACAATGCCCCATTTCAATGCACGCCTTGTGAGAAAAACTTGTCCCTCACCATACATCGCCTTGCTTTTCAAGGTCTCACCAAACTTCAATATCTAAACCTCTCCAGCACTTCTCTCCAGTCCATTACTTCCACGTGGTTTGACAATCTGACAAATCTGAAGGAACTCCATCTTGAATTCAACTATTTACTACAAGAAATTGCTTCAGGGGAATTCTTAACGAAACTGCCCAATTTACAAATCCTTGATCTATCTTTCAACTTTCAACAAAGCAAATATTTACCATCTATTAATATTTCCTCGAACTTCTCTAAGCTTCATTCTCTCAAGAAATTGCACTTAAAGGGCTATGTATTTTACAAACTTGAACAGAAAAATTTTGCACCCCTTCAGAGTCTTCGAAACTTAACAACTATCGACTTGGGCATTAACTTTATTAcgaaaattgattttaaaattttccaaGATTTTCCCAATCTGAAAGTTATTTCCTTGTCAGAGAACCGTATAACACCCATAGTAGATCACACAAACAACTCCTCTTTGCCATACCATCTCCTTAAATCTGGCTCAACGATCACCAAGTTTGATCCCCACGCGAATTTTTATCACAGCACCAAACCTTTAATAAAGCCACAGTGTGCTGCTTATGGCAAAGCCTTGGATTTAAGTTTAAACAATATTTTCCTTATTGAGAAAAATCAATTTGAACCTTTTCAGGACATTGCCTGCTTAAATCTGTCCTTCAATGCTAACAATCAAGTGTTGAGTGGCACAGAATTCTCAGCCATGCCCCAGCTCAAATATTTGGATTTATCTCACAACAGACTAGACTTTGATGACAACAATGCTTTCAGTGAACTTCGCTACCTGGAAGTGCTCGACCTGAGTCACAATGAACACTATTTCAGTATAGCAGGGGTAACACACCGCCTAGGATTTATCCAGAACCTAATGAACCTCAGTGTGTTAAACCTGAGCTACAATGGCATTTACACACTCACAGAGGACAAAGAGCTGAAAAGCATGTCTCTGAAAGAATTGGTTTTCAGCGGAAACCGCCTTGACCTTTTGTGGAATACAGATGACGTCAGCTACTGGACCATTTTCAGAAGTCTCTGGAGTCTGACACACCTAGACTTATCTTACAATAACCTTCAACAAATCCCCAATGAAGCATTCCTCAGCTTGCCCCAGAGCCTCGAAGAGCTGCGTTTCAATGGGAACAGGTTACGTTTTTTTAATTGGACCTCCCTCCAGTATTTTCCTCGGCTCCATTTACTGGACTTACGGAGAAACAAGCTGTATTTTCTAACCAATTGCCTATCTAAGTTTACATATTCCCTGAAGACATTGCTGCTTGGCCATAATGAATTCTCTCACCTGCCTCCTGGCTTCCTCTCTGAAGCCAGTAGTCTGTTCCACCTGGATCTAAGTTTCAACATGATAAAGATGATCAATAAGTCCTCCCtgcaaaccaaaactaaaacaaatttgtctgttctggaactgaGTGGGAACCATTTTGACTGCACATGCGATTCAAGTGATTTTCGAAGCTGGCTAGATGAAAACACGCACATTACAGTTCCTAGATTAGTAGATGTTATTTGCACCAGTCCTGGGGATCAAAAGGGGAAGAGCATCATGAGTCTAGAGCTCATGACGTGTCTTTCAGATACCACTGCAGTGATCCTGTTTTCCCTCACATTCCTCATCACTGCCACGGTTATGTTGGCCACCCTGGGTCACCATCTGTTTTACTGGGATATTTGGTTTATCTATCACATGTGTTCAGCTAAGTTAAGAGGCTACAGGTCCTTGGCCACAACCCGAACTTTCTACGATGCTTACATTTCTTACGACACCAAAGATGTGTCTGTTACCGACTGGGTCATCAATGAACTGCGCTACCACCTTGAAGAGAGTGAAGGCAAAAACGTCCTCCTTTGCTTAGAGGAAAGGGATTGGGATCCAGGATTAGCCATTATCGATAACCTCGTGCAAAGCATAAACCAGAGCAAGAAGACAATCTTTGTGTTAACCAAAAAATATGCCAAGAGCTGGAACTTTAAAACAGCTTTTTACTTGGCCTTACAGAGGCTAATGGATGAGAACATGGACGTGATTATCTTCATCCTCCTGGAACCCGTGTTGCAGTATTCCCAGTACCTTAGGCTGCGGCGGAGAATCTGTAAGAGTTCCATCCTCCAGTGGCCTGACAACCCCAAAGCAGAAAACTTGTTTTGGCAAAGTCTGAAAAACGTGGTCTTGACTGAAAATGATTCACGGTATGACAATTTCTACACTGAATCCATTAAACAATATTGA